The Geitlerinema sp. PCC 9228 genome includes the window GGCTGGCAGGTCAAACGCCCATGCTTGCTGTTGAGAAACATTCTGTAGCCCAGTCGGATGCAGAAACGTTGCCCAGCGTCGAAGATGTAGAAAATTCCCCCGAAACGAGCGAAGGAAACGAAACGGAAGTTCCCAATGAAAGACAGATGCCGGTGAATGAGGAATTGCCGGAGTCCCAAAATTTAGAAAATCCTGCCAATCCTTCGCAAAATGATGCTGAAACCAACTATCGAGATGCCCCCAGTTCTCCCAACTGGATCCAACGCGGTCACCAACAAATGAAACAAGGTCGCTACCAAGCGGCGGTTATGGCGTACGACCGCGTGTTGCAAAATAATCCAGAATCGGCTTCAATTTGGGTCTATCGCGGTACGGCGTTGGAACAGTTGCAGGAATACGAAAAGGCGTTGGATTCCCATCAAGAAGCGATCGCGATCGAGCCTTCCTATTCCGCTGCTTGGTATGGTCGTGGCATTAGCTTGCTATATCTCAGCCGTTACGAATCTGCCTTGACAGCTTTTGAACGCGCTCTCAACGGCGATGGCAATTGGGAAAATCGCTCCCAAGCCGATGCTTTGAACAACAAAGGGGTTGCTTTGTGGCATTTGCAGCGTCATGAAGAAGCCTTGCAAGCGTACCAACAGGCTTTGGAAATGAATCCCGATCATGCCCTCGCCCAAGAGAATTTAACCAAGCTCCAACGACAAATGGAACGGGAGCAGGCTAGCACTTCTGAATAGTTTTGGTTGCTGTCTATTTTTTATAGAAACAGTATGGGAAGGGGAAACCCCTGGTGCTTTAGGGAGGGGATATAGCCAACTTTGGGGCTTTAGCCCCACGTCAGTTAGAATATTGGTGTGGCAAGTAGGCGTATCAACTGCGCTAAGAGGCATCCTAGTACGGGGACATCCCGGCATATTCGTCACTACGGTTTTAAGCCGCAAGCCCATATCACTGCCAACAATGGCAGGATGCTGAGCGTATCGAACTGACTTAGTGTTGAAAGGCGCGAAACCACATAGGCACAGAAGCAGTCCCAATGGCGACAAAAA containing:
- a CDS encoding tetratricopeptide repeat protein, whose amino-acid sequence is MKRSLVGYTVAATWFLGMGWLAGQTPMLAVEKHSVAQSDAETLPSVEDVENSPETSEGNETEVPNERQMPVNEELPESQNLENPANPSQNDAETNYRDAPSSPNWIQRGHQQMKQGRYQAAVMAYDRVLQNNPESASIWVYRGTALEQLQEYEKALDSHQEAIAIEPSYSAAWYGRGISLLYLSRYESALTAFERALNGDGNWENRSQADALNNKGVALWHLQRHEEALQAYQQALEMNPDHALAQENLTKLQRQMEREQASTSE